In Microbacterium sp. SLBN-146, one genomic interval encodes:
- a CDS encoding membrane protein insertase YidC, producing the protein MDPFAIPLLAAILDLAYSGLMGLTHLLEPVAGAASAALAIGFVTLLVRALLIPTGIAQAKAEQTRARLAPRLRELQKRWRKNPERLQRETMQLYRDERTSPFAGCLPVLAQAPIVGILYAVFLHPVIAGHPNALLDETLAGVPLGTSLVGAIGAGTVDLTTALVYAVLVLAIATVGEITRRVFRMPQPPADSPVPSIPTGILGVLHFATAVVALFVPLAAGLYLLVTVCWTLVQRIILRRRYPVDA; encoded by the coding sequence GTGGACCCCTTCGCCATCCCCCTTCTCGCCGCCATCCTCGACCTCGCATACTCGGGGCTGATGGGCCTCACTCACCTGCTCGAACCCGTCGCCGGCGCCGCTTCCGCTGCCCTCGCGATCGGATTCGTCACTCTCCTCGTACGCGCTCTCCTCATCCCCACCGGCATCGCGCAAGCGAAGGCCGAGCAGACGCGGGCGCGCCTCGCCCCGCGTCTTCGCGAACTGCAGAAGCGCTGGCGGAAGAACCCCGAACGACTCCAGCGCGAAACGATGCAGCTCTATCGCGACGAACGCACGTCCCCGTTCGCGGGATGCCTGCCCGTTCTCGCACAAGCCCCGATCGTCGGCATCCTCTACGCGGTGTTCCTCCACCCCGTGATCGCGGGGCATCCCAACGCGCTCCTCGACGAGACGCTCGCGGGCGTCCCGCTCGGCACGAGCCTCGTCGGCGCCATCGGGGCGGGTACCGTCGACCTCACGACCGCGCTCGTCTACGCGGTCCTCGTCCTCGCGATCGCGACGGTCGGCGAGATCACTCGGCGCGTGTTCCGGATGCCGCAACCGCCGGCCGACTCGCCGGTACCCTCGATCCCGACCGGCATCCTGGGCGTCCTCCACTTCGCGACCGCTGTCGTCGCGCTGTTCGTTCCCCTCGCCGCGGGACTGTACCTGCTCGTCACCGTCTGCTGGACGCTCGTGCAGCGCATCATCCTGCGTCGGCGGTACCCGGTCGACGCGTGA
- a CDS encoding DUF6412 domain-containing protein, giving the protein MFESIVSALHLLLSTLGIVGGGIDVTALGGMTGAIALAITLMTVTVVMLGVVAMLHRAPGGTSPPHPQRAIDISSPLTQSDPDAPGHPRPRAPQFVATAT; this is encoded by the coding sequence GTGTTCGAGTCGATCGTCTCCGCGCTGCACCTCCTGCTGTCGACGCTCGGCATCGTCGGCGGCGGCATCGACGTCACGGCGCTCGGCGGAATGACGGGTGCGATCGCCCTTGCGATCACCCTCATGACGGTCACGGTCGTCATGCTCGGGGTCGTCGCGATGCTCCACCGCGCACCGGGCGGCACATCACCGCCGCACCCGCAACGCGCGATCGATATCTCGTCGCCTCTCACGCAGAGCGATCCCGACGCACCGGGACATCCCCGCCCTCGAGCACCGCAGTTCGTGGCCACGGCCACGTAG
- a CDS encoding M23 family metallopeptidase: MAEVAYPPLRLQLPFAGRWMARNSPADSVPSHGTHALGSGYAIDFVRIDRRGRSGPQDWRTWVATEPPERFFGFGAPLVAPTAGVVVIAEDGEPDHVARRSIVAGVPYLLGQAKRMRRGTRAVAGNHVVIAVTPTGPFVLLAHLRRGSVAVRPGTVVAAGAPLAECGNSGNSTQPHVHVQASDSTHWETATGVPITFVRHGDAWLPRGGEVFEADSTA; this comes from the coding sequence ATGGCCGAGGTCGCCTATCCGCCGTTGCGTCTGCAGCTGCCGTTCGCAGGCAGGTGGATGGCGCGCAACAGTCCGGCGGACAGCGTTCCGAGCCACGGAACTCACGCGCTCGGTTCCGGATACGCCATCGACTTCGTGCGCATCGATCGGCGAGGCCGTTCGGGGCCGCAGGATTGGCGCACATGGGTGGCCACTGAGCCGCCCGAGCGGTTCTTCGGTTTCGGCGCTCCCCTCGTCGCGCCCACAGCGGGGGTCGTCGTGATCGCCGAGGACGGCGAGCCGGATCACGTCGCCCGCCGCTCGATCGTCGCGGGAGTGCCGTACCTCCTCGGGCAGGCGAAACGCATGCGGCGCGGCACTCGCGCGGTAGCCGGCAATCACGTCGTGATCGCCGTCACGCCCACGGGTCCGTTCGTCCTCCTCGCGCACCTTCGTCGAGGATCCGTCGCCGTCCGCCCTGGCACCGTCGTCGCGGCGGGCGCACCACTTGCGGAGTGCGGGAATTCGGGCAACAGCACGCAGCCGCACGTCCATGTGCAGGCATCCGATTCGACTCATTGGGAAACTGCGACCGGCGTCCCGATCACCTTCGTCCGGCACGGCGACGCGTGGCTGCCGCGAGGCGGCGAGGTCTTCGAGGCGGACTCGACCGCCTGA
- a CDS encoding IS110 family transposase, protein MVIVIGADVHKATHTFVAVDEVGRKLAERTVRATTSGHDGALRWARAEFGPELRWGVEDCRHLSARLERDLLAAGQQVVRVPPKLMAQTRASARERGKSDPIDALSVARAVLREPDLPAASHDEATRELKLLVDRREDLVSERTRQINRLRWHLHELDPEFDVPIKALRSRKQRDRVAAWLADDTGLVAELARDVLNDIVAVSEKIDALEKRVTVLVEDRYPHLLAIPGCGPLAAAKIVGETANVSRFRSEACFAMNAGVAPLPVWSGSTRGRVRMSRAGNRQLNAALHRIAVTQIRLDGRGRVYYRKRLDHGDSTVEALRCLKRKLARIVFHTLHADQHNVETTASLPLAA, encoded by the coding sequence ATGGTGATCGTCATCGGTGCGGATGTCCACAAGGCCACCCACACATTCGTCGCGGTCGACGAGGTCGGCCGCAAGCTCGCCGAGCGCACCGTGCGAGCCACGACCTCGGGTCATGATGGTGCGCTACGGTGGGCCAGGGCCGAGTTCGGACCCGAACTGCGGTGGGGCGTCGAGGACTGCCGGCATTTGTCAGCGCGGTTGGAGCGGGATCTGCTCGCGGCGGGGCAGCAGGTGGTGCGTGTGCCACCGAAGCTGATGGCGCAGACCCGGGCGTCGGCCCGGGAGCGGGGCAAGTCCGACCCGATCGACGCGCTCTCGGTGGCGCGGGCGGTGCTGCGCGAACCCGACCTTCCGGCGGCCTCACATGACGAGGCGACACGGGAGTTGAAGCTGCTCGTAGATCGCAGAGAAGACCTGGTCAGCGAGCGAACCCGGCAGATCAACCGGCTGCGCTGGCATCTGCACGAACTGGACCCCGAGTTCGACGTCCCGATCAAGGCGCTCCGCAGCAGGAAGCAACGCGACCGCGTCGCGGCGTGGCTGGCCGACGACACCGGCCTGGTGGCCGAGCTCGCTCGTGATGTCCTCAACGACATCGTCGCGGTGAGCGAGAAGATCGACGCCCTCGAGAAGCGGGTCACCGTTCTCGTCGAGGATCGCTACCCGCACTTGCTCGCGATCCCCGGCTGCGGCCCGCTCGCCGCGGCGAAGATCGTCGGGGAAACCGCGAACGTGTCCCGGTTCCGGTCCGAGGCCTGCTTCGCGATGAATGCCGGTGTCGCACCGTTGCCGGTCTGGTCCGGAAGCACCCGCGGCCGGGTCCGGATGAGCCGAGCCGGGAACCGTCAGCTCAACGCTGCCCTGCACCGGATCGCGGTCACCCAGATCCGCCTCGACGGCCGCGGCCGCGTCTACTACCGGAAGCGACTCGACCACGGCGACTCAACCGTCGAAGCCCTCCGCTGCCTCAAACGCAAACTCGCTCGCATCGTCTTCCACACCCTCCACGCCGACCAGCACAACGTCGAAACGACCGCGAGCCTCCCCCTCGCGGCCTGA
- a CDS encoding sulfurtransferase encodes MASVLNVSAYLFTAVADPGTLRPTLKERAIAAGIRGTIILAEEGINLFLAGDADAVRGFVAELRRDPRFAALTTKESWSEAQPFGKLLVKVKREIIRMDHPTIRPADRRAPAVDPLTLRIWLDRGHDDAGREVVLLDTRNAFEVDYGTFEGAVDWRLERFTQFPDAAAARRAELEGKTVVSFCTGGIRCEKAAIHLGELGIDAFQLDGGILGYFEKVGGDHWSGECFVFDEREALDPTLTPRPQR; translated from the coding sequence GTGGCATCCGTTCTCAACGTCTCGGCGTACCTCTTCACTGCCGTCGCCGACCCCGGCACTCTGCGCCCGACGTTGAAGGAGCGCGCGATCGCCGCGGGGATCCGAGGCACGATCATCCTGGCGGAGGAGGGGATCAACCTCTTCCTCGCGGGCGATGCCGACGCCGTGCGGGGATTCGTCGCGGAGCTCCGCCGTGATCCGCGTTTCGCGGCGCTCACGACGAAGGAGAGCTGGTCGGAGGCTCAGCCGTTCGGCAAGCTCCTCGTCAAGGTGAAGCGCGAGATCATCCGCATGGACCACCCGACGATCCGGCCCGCTGATCGGCGCGCGCCCGCCGTGGACCCCCTCACACTCCGCATCTGGCTGGACCGTGGCCACGATGACGCCGGGCGCGAGGTGGTCCTCCTCGACACGCGGAACGCGTTCGAAGTCGACTACGGCACGTTCGAGGGTGCTGTGGACTGGCGCCTCGAGCGCTTCACGCAGTTTCCGGATGCCGCAGCCGCACGCCGTGCAGAGCTCGAGGGCAAGACGGTCGTGAGCTTCTGCACGGGCGGCATCCGCTGCGAGAAGGCGGCCATCCACCTGGGCGAGCTGGGGATCGACGCCTTCCAGCTCGATGGCGGCATCCTCGGCTACTTCGAGAAGGTGGGCGGCGACCACTGGTCGGGGGAGTGCTTCGTCTTCGACGAGCGCGAGGCACTCGACCCCACCCTGACGCCACGCCCGCAGCGCTGA
- a CDS encoding ABC transporter substrate-binding protein: MSTAKTRLTAALAAVAATSLALAGCASSDPLSGGDGGGESTSDSSVIVIGSQAYPSNELIAEIYAQALEADGFEVDRNFTIGQRDAYMPSIEDGSIDLFPEYTGNLLQYFEPDTTATTTDDVYAALQEALPENLTVLEQSSATDQDSYNVTRTFAEENDLTSIADLAGIDGLVLGGAPELELRPYGPAGLEETYGVTVTFNPTADSTIEELVAGNIQLANVYTADPLISANDLVTLEDPEGLFLASHVVPLVNADVADEIADTINAVSAALTPEGLIELNVQYTVEQRSLGDVASEWLEANGLV; encoded by the coding sequence ATGTCCACAGCAAAGACACGCCTGACCGCTGCCCTCGCAGCCGTCGCGGCCACGTCGCTCGCGCTCGCCGGGTGCGCGTCAAGCGACCCCCTGTCGGGAGGTGACGGAGGCGGCGAGTCCACCTCCGACTCGTCCGTCATCGTCATCGGTTCACAGGCCTACCCCTCGAACGAGCTGATCGCCGAGATCTACGCCCAGGCGCTCGAGGCCGACGGCTTCGAGGTCGACCGCAACTTCACGATCGGCCAGCGCGACGCGTACATGCCGTCGATCGAGGACGGATCGATCGACCTGTTCCCCGAGTACACGGGAAACCTGCTCCAGTACTTCGAGCCCGACACGACGGCCACGACGACGGACGACGTCTACGCGGCCCTGCAAGAGGCGCTGCCCGAGAACCTCACGGTCCTCGAGCAGTCGTCGGCGACCGATCAGGACTCCTACAACGTCACTCGCACGTTCGCGGAAGAGAACGATCTGACGTCGATCGCCGACCTGGCCGGTATCGACGGTCTCGTCCTCGGCGGTGCGCCCGAACTCGAGCTGCGCCCGTACGGTCCGGCCGGTCTCGAAGAGACCTACGGCGTCACGGTGACCTTCAACCCGACCGCCGACTCGACGATCGAAGAACTCGTCGCAGGCAACATCCAGCTCGCGAACGTCTACACGGCCGACCCGCTCATCTCGGCCAATGACCTCGTGACGCTGGAAGATCCCGAAGGCCTCTTCCTCGCGTCGCACGTCGTTCCGCTCGTGAACGCCGACGTCGCCGATGAGATCGCCGACACGATCAACGCCGTGAGCGCCGCGCTCACGCCCGAGGGGCTCATCGAGCTCAATGTGCAGTACACGGTCGAGCAGCGCTCGCTCGGAGATGTTGCGTCGGAGTGGCTCGAGGCCAACGGCCTGGTCTGA
- a CDS encoding ABC transporter permease translates to MNAFLEAIAWIFSPDRLTGTLPLPTAIVQHLWLTGLSVLIAAVIAIPFGWLIGHTGRGREIAVFLSGAARALPSLGLVILLYLVIGVNFKTEAAIAAFVILAIPSILAGAYAGLEAIDRDVIAAGRAMGMTGWQILWKIEVPLGLPLLIGGLRSATLQVVATVTIAAYVGIGGLGFYIIQGIQVRIFPQILGASILVVVLALVLDGLFALLQRVVVPRGVAMRTPTRRSSPVRTSATADASA, encoded by the coding sequence ATGAACGCCTTCCTCGAGGCGATCGCCTGGATCTTCTCCCCCGATCGGCTGACGGGGACGCTCCCCCTCCCAACGGCGATCGTCCAGCACCTGTGGCTGACGGGACTCTCCGTCCTCATCGCGGCTGTCATCGCGATTCCCTTCGGATGGCTCATCGGGCACACAGGCCGGGGGCGCGAGATCGCGGTCTTCCTCTCGGGCGCAGCCCGCGCGCTGCCATCGCTCGGCCTGGTGATCCTGCTCTACCTCGTGATCGGCGTGAATTTCAAGACCGAAGCCGCAATCGCCGCTTTCGTGATCCTCGCGATCCCCTCCATCCTCGCCGGCGCATACGCAGGGCTCGAGGCGATCGACCGCGACGTCATCGCCGCGGGCCGGGCGATGGGGATGACGGGGTGGCAGATCCTGTGGAAGATCGAGGTTCCCCTCGGGCTCCCCCTCCTGATCGGCGGTCTGCGCTCGGCGACGCTGCAAGTCGTCGCGACCGTCACGATCGCCGCCTACGTCGGCATCGGCGGACTCGGGTTCTACATCATCCAAGGAATCCAGGTGCGCATCTTTCCGCAGATCCTCGGAGCCTCCATCCTCGTCGTCGTGCTCGCACTCGTGCTCGATGGCCTGTTCGCCCTGTTGCAGCGCGTCGTCGTCCCCCGCGGGGTCGCGATGCGCACCCCCACACGTCGCTCGTCGCCCGTGCGCACGAGCGCCACCGCGGATGCATCCGCCTAA
- a CDS encoding ABC transporter permease, protein MNWVLDNLDLIGRLTVDHLRQSVIAIVLSFVLAVPIGWLAFRYTRLRGAVLSIVGLLYTIPSLGLFVLLAAIFGIPLLSELTLVVALTVYGIAIMTRSVTDGLASVDSATRQAAVAVGFGAWRRFWVVDFPLAGPVLLAGLRVTAVSTISLATVGILIGVDNLGYLFTNGAQRRIIPEVLAGVVAVVIIAVVLDLLLALLGRALMPWTRRTRAPRSPSPASRREVAA, encoded by the coding sequence GTGAACTGGGTCCTCGACAACCTCGATCTGATCGGACGCCTGACCGTCGATCATCTGAGGCAGAGCGTGATCGCGATCGTGCTCAGCTTCGTCCTGGCCGTTCCGATCGGGTGGCTCGCCTTCCGATACACGCGGCTGCGGGGGGCGGTGCTCTCGATCGTCGGGCTGCTGTACACGATTCCCTCGCTCGGGCTCTTCGTCCTTCTGGCGGCGATCTTCGGCATCCCCCTGCTCTCAGAGCTCACTCTCGTCGTCGCACTCACGGTCTACGGCATCGCGATCATGACCCGTTCCGTCACCGACGGCCTCGCGTCGGTCGATTCCGCGACACGCCAGGCCGCCGTCGCTGTCGGCTTCGGCGCCTGGCGACGTTTCTGGGTCGTCGACTTCCCGCTCGCCGGGCCCGTGCTTCTGGCAGGACTCCGCGTGACGGCCGTGTCGACGATCTCGCTCGCAACCGTCGGCATCCTGATCGGCGTCGACAACCTCGGCTACCTCTTCACCAATGGAGCCCAGCGCCGCATCATCCCCGAAGTGCTCGCGGGCGTCGTGGCGGTCGTGATCATCGCCGTCGTACTCGACCTGCTGCTCGCGCTCCTCGGGCGCGCGCTCATGCCCTGGACACGCCGCACGCGTGCGCCTCGCAGTCCGTCCCCCGCCTCCCGCCGGGAGGTGGCCGCATGA
- a CDS encoding ABC transporter ATP-binding protein, translated as MAIEFRSVTKRFADGTVAVDDFSLLIPAHKTTVFVGSSGCGKTTLLRMINRLVEPTSGEIAIDDEPISTRNPVQLRRGIGYVLQNSGLLPHFTVADNIATVPVLKGVPRKAARARALELMDVVGLDRALADRYPSQLSGGQQQRVGVARGLAVDPNILLMDEPFGAVDPIVRKELQEETLRLQRDLDKTVVFVTHDIDEAFLLGDQVVILEKGAKIAQLGTPDEIIENPASDFVASFIGAERGARALRQKRTPHGIVLVDGAGRTQGVLVEDSP; from the coding sequence ATGGCGATCGAGTTCCGCTCCGTGACAAAACGCTTCGCCGACGGCACGGTGGCTGTCGACGACTTCTCGCTGCTGATCCCCGCGCACAAGACGACGGTGTTCGTCGGATCGTCCGGATGCGGCAAGACCACGCTCCTGCGGATGATCAATCGCCTCGTCGAACCGACGAGCGGCGAGATCGCGATCGACGACGAACCGATCTCGACCCGCAACCCCGTGCAGCTCCGGCGGGGGATCGGATACGTGCTCCAGAACTCGGGGCTCCTCCCCCACTTCACCGTCGCCGACAACATCGCCACCGTCCCTGTCCTCAAGGGCGTTCCACGCAAGGCCGCGCGTGCGCGTGCACTGGAACTCATGGATGTCGTCGGCCTCGACCGAGCACTCGCCGATCGGTACCCGAGCCAGCTGTCCGGAGGGCAGCAGCAGCGCGTCGGCGTCGCCCGCGGGCTCGCGGTCGACCCCAACATCCTGCTGATGGACGAGCCGTTCGGAGCCGTCGACCCCATCGTCCGCAAGGAACTTCAGGAGGAGACTCTGCGCCTCCAGCGCGACCTCGACAAGACCGTCGTCTTCGTGACGCACGACATCGACGAGGCGTTCCTGCTCGGAGACCAGGTCGTGATCCTCGAGAAGGGCGCGAAGATCGCGCAGCTCGGCACCCCCGACGAGATCATCGAGAACCCCGCGAGCGACTTCGTCGCGAGCTTCATCGGCGCGGAGCGCGGAGCGCGAGCACTGCGGCAGAAGCGCACGCCGCACGGCATCGTGCTCGTCGACGGGGCCGGGCGGACGCAGGGCGTCCTGGTCGAGGACTCTCCGTGA